In a genomic window of Alcanivorax sp.:
- a CDS encoding acetyl-CoA C-acyltransferase — MSDDAVVIVNGARTAMGGFQGSLSAVSAPELGAASIREAVSRAGLKPEDVQEVIMGCVLPAGLKQGPARQAMRLAGLPDNTGATTINKLCGSGMKATMFAYDSIKAGTNDIVVSGGMESMTNAPYVLDKARSGMRMGHGQVYDHMFLDGLEDAETGRLMGSFAQEVADKRSISREDMDNYAIESLKRAQAAIDNGWFKDEIVPVTVKTRKGETVVDTDEQPGNANIDKIPTLRPAFAKDGTVTAANASSISDGGSALVLARESVANERGLKPLARILAHATNSKHPSEFTIAPIGATEAVMKKAGWTVDDVDLFEINEAFAMVAMMPMIDLGIPHDKVNIHGGACALGHPVGSTGSRIILTLIHALKRTGGKRGVASLCIGGGEATAVAVELV, encoded by the coding sequence ATGTCTGATGATGCTGTAGTAATTGTAAATGGTGCCCGTACTGCCATGGGTGGCTTCCAGGGTTCCCTGTCTGCGGTCTCCGCTCCCGAACTGGGCGCCGCCTCTATCCGTGAAGCCGTGTCCCGTGCCGGCCTGAAGCCGGAAGACGTACAGGAAGTCATCATGGGCTGTGTACTGCCCGCTGGCCTCAAGCAGGGCCCAGCCCGCCAGGCCATGCGTCTGGCTGGCCTGCCGGACAACACCGGTGCCACCACCATCAACAAGCTGTGTGGTTCCGGCATGAAAGCCACCATGTTCGCCTACGATTCCATCAAGGCCGGCACCAACGACATCGTCGTTTCCGGTGGCATGGAATCCATGACCAATGCTCCCTATGTGCTGGACAAGGCCCGCAGCGGCATGCGCATGGGTCATGGTCAGGTCTATGACCACATGTTCCTGGACGGGCTGGAAGATGCCGAAACCGGCCGCCTGATGGGCTCCTTCGCCCAAGAAGTGGCGGACAAGCGTTCCATTAGCCGGGAAGACATGGACAACTACGCCATCGAATCCCTGAAACGCGCCCAGGCCGCCATCGACAACGGCTGGTTCAAAGATGAGATCGTGCCGGTGACCGTGAAGACTCGTAAAGGTGAAACCGTGGTGGACACCGACGAGCAGCCCGGCAACGCCAACATCGACAAGATCCCGACCCTGCGTCCGGCCTTCGCCAAAGACGGCACCGTGACCGCCGCCAACGCCAGCTCCATCTCCGATGGCGGCTCTGCACTGGTACTGGCCCGCGAGTCCGTGGCCAATGAGCGTGGCCTGAAACCGCTGGCCCGCATCCTGGCCCACGCCACCAACAGCAAACACCCTAGCGAGTTCACCATTGCCCCCATCGGTGCCACCGAAGCGGTAATGAAGAAAGCTGGTTGGACCGTGGACGACGTGGATCTGTTCGAGATCAACGAAGCCTTCGCCATGGTAGCAATGATGCCGATGATCGACCTGGGCATTCCCCACGACAAGGTGAACATCCACGGTGGCGCCTGTGCCCTGGGCCACCCGGTGGGCTCCACCGGCTCACGCATCATTCTCACCCTGATCCACGCGCTCAAGCGCACCGGCGGCAAGCGCGGTGTGGCCAGCCTGTGCATCGGCGGTGGTGAAGCCACTGCGGTGGCCGTCGAGCTGGTGTAA
- a CDS encoding phospholipase D family protein, with product MIRLKLALLMLLALIACSALWHRYKPLPDGLAHESPLLPAMGLNLLVDDTWETADGGRGMRQRIFDEALRLIGQARQLVVVDMFLFNAFQGADDASYRPLSEQLTRALVAKKQQQPALPVILITDPINTLYGGLHSEHLERLEGAGVVVITTPLARLRDSNPSWSGIWRVCCQWLGNSNEGGWLPNPMGPGQVTLRSYLTLLNFKANHRKTLVVDEGDRWTALVTTANPHDASSAHSNLGITFQGPAVAQLLESELAVARMAGVSLPNLPAAPGPATSDDAAAQLQVLTEGAIRDALLAAVERSRGGEALDISVFYLSHRPLVKALLAAHERGVAIRVLLDPNKDAFGRQKNGIPNRQVGAELRAAGIEVRWCNTQGEQCHTKMLLRRGAERSEVIIGSANFTRRNLDNLNLESSVRVLAKTDHSLMVDARSAFARRWENRDGEKHSTDYGVYADEATWKYWVYRVMEFTGWSSF from the coding sequence ATGATCCGACTGAAACTTGCCCTGCTCATGCTGCTGGCGCTGATCGCCTGCAGCGCCCTCTGGCACCGTTACAAACCCCTGCCGGACGGGCTGGCCCATGAGTCGCCGTTGCTGCCCGCCATGGGCCTGAACTTGCTGGTAGATGACACCTGGGAAACCGCCGATGGCGGCCGAGGCATGCGCCAGCGCATTTTCGACGAGGCCCTGCGGTTGATCGGCCAGGCCCGACAACTGGTGGTAGTGGACATGTTCTTGTTCAATGCCTTTCAGGGCGCCGACGATGCCAGTTACCGCCCTCTGTCCGAGCAGCTGACCCGGGCGCTGGTGGCCAAGAAACAGCAGCAACCGGCTCTGCCGGTCATCCTGATCACCGATCCGATCAACACCCTCTACGGCGGCCTGCACAGCGAGCACCTGGAGCGCCTGGAAGGCGCCGGCGTGGTAGTGATCACCACGCCGCTGGCACGCCTGCGCGACTCCAACCCGAGCTGGTCGGGGATCTGGCGGGTCTGCTGTCAGTGGTTGGGCAACAGCAATGAGGGCGGCTGGCTACCCAACCCCATGGGACCGGGCCAAGTCACCCTGCGCAGCTACCTGACCCTGCTCAACTTCAAGGCCAACCACCGCAAGACCCTGGTGGTGGATGAAGGGGACCGGTGGACCGCTCTGGTCACCACTGCCAACCCCCATGATGCCAGCAGCGCCCACAGCAATCTGGGCATCACCTTCCAGGGTCCGGCTGTTGCGCAGCTGCTGGAGAGTGAGCTGGCCGTGGCCAGAATGGCGGGCGTCAGCCTGCCCAATCTGCCTGCAGCACCCGGCCCCGCAACGTCCGACGATGCTGCCGCTCAGCTTCAGGTACTCACCGAAGGCGCCATCCGTGATGCTCTGCTTGCCGCCGTTGAGCGCAGCCGCGGCGGAGAGGCACTGGATATCTCGGTGTTCTACCTGTCCCACCGCCCCCTGGTGAAGGCGCTGTTGGCGGCCCATGAGCGAGGTGTGGCGATACGCGTTCTGCTGGACCCCAACAAGGATGCCTTCGGCCGCCAGAAAAACGGCATCCCCAACCGTCAGGTGGGTGCGGAGCTTCGTGCCGCAGGTATCGAGGTGCGCTGGTGCAATACCCAGGGCGAGCAGTGCCATACCAAGATGTTGTTACGCAGAGGAGCTGAACGCTCGGAGGTCATTATCGGCTCCGCCAACTTCACCCGCCGCAATTTGGACAACCTGAACCTGGAAAGCAGCGTGCGAGTGCTGGCAAAAACGGATCACTCCCTGATGGTCGATGCCCGATCCGCCTTTGCCAGACGCTGGGAAAATCGTGACGGGGAGAAACACAGTACCGATTACGGGGTGTACGCGGATGAAGCGACCTGGAAGTACTGGGTGTATCGGGTGATGGAATTTACCGGGTGGAGT
- a CDS encoding beta-ketoacyl synthase — MSALPVITAMGGINAAGRSALHFGFQRLIFEALPDTGRQDTLSSLGQLTGRSPDSQLAATLIRALPDSHRLHAAISGTSDIPVTLEMRNMDLPDSLPAGWQVSPIDKRRSWVTLPAGLDLRVPHDAPRRVSAAGQLPDGFDPGALYASRNHPRALQMAIFGISDALGDLGMDWATVASKVRPDQVAVYASNAMSQLDDNGLGGVMRFPPNGQRITSKQVPLGLGEMTADFLNAYVLHSVGTTGGMLGACATFLYNLEKGVQAIRSGKVRVAIVGTSEAPLVAEIMEGYRAMGALAEDQDLAALDGAAQADVRRACRPFSDNCGFTMAESAQFTVLMDDALALELGADILGAVPDVFIHADGAKKSISAPGVGNYLTVGKAAALTRQLIGEQGLREHSFVHAHGTGTPQNRVTESVILDRVAEAFGVRHWPVIAIKAFVGHSLGSAGGDQLAAALGSFAQGVLPGIRTIDHIADDVHRQHLDFAMDHVPRDDLQASLINSKGFGGNNATAVALSATVTEAMLRQRHGDKAIKGWQSARDSVLQAKAGFRDHCLNEAPKPVYRFNDGVMGDAAVTLNQESVQLNGGTIMSFDADGSLKEYQIGSQD, encoded by the coding sequence ATGTCAGCATTACCCGTTATTACCGCCATGGGCGGCATCAATGCGGCCGGCCGTAGCGCCCTGCATTTCGGCTTTCAGCGACTGATTTTCGAGGCCCTGCCGGATACCGGCCGCCAGGACACCCTGAGTTCGCTGGGCCAGTTGACCGGTCGCAGCCCGGACAGCCAGCTGGCCGCTACCCTGATCCGTGCCCTGCCCGACTCTCACCGCCTCCACGCCGCCATCAGCGGCACCAGTGACATTCCCGTTACCCTGGAAATGCGCAACATGGACCTGCCTGACTCGCTACCCGCGGGCTGGCAGGTCTCCCCTATCGACAAGCGCCGCAGCTGGGTGACCCTGCCTGCGGGGCTGGACCTGCGTGTCCCCCATGATGCGCCGCGTCGGGTCAGTGCCGCCGGGCAACTGCCGGACGGCTTCGACCCCGGCGCCCTGTATGCCTCGCGCAATCACCCCCGCGCCCTGCAGATGGCCATCTTCGGCATCAGCGATGCGCTGGGGGATCTGGGCATGGACTGGGCCACCGTGGCCTCCAAGGTGCGCCCGGATCAGGTGGCCGTGTACGCCAGCAACGCCATGTCGCAGCTGGACGACAACGGCCTGGGCGGCGTCATGCGTTTCCCGCCCAACGGCCAGCGCATTACCTCCAAGCAGGTGCCACTGGGCCTGGGCGAGATGACCGCGGATTTCCTCAACGCCTATGTGCTGCACTCCGTGGGCACCACCGGCGGCATGCTGGGCGCCTGCGCCACCTTCCTCTACAACCTGGAAAAAGGGGTGCAGGCCATCCGCAGCGGCAAGGTGCGGGTAGCCATCGTCGGCACCAGCGAAGCGCCGCTGGTGGCGGAGATCATGGAAGGTTACCGGGCCATGGGCGCGCTGGCGGAAGACCAGGATCTGGCAGCGCTGGATGGCGCGGCTCAGGCCGATGTCCGCCGCGCCTGCCGGCCGTTTTCCGACAACTGCGGCTTTACCATGGCCGAGTCCGCCCAGTTCACCGTGCTGATGGATGACGCCCTGGCCCTAGAGCTGGGGGCCGATATTCTCGGCGCGGTGCCGGATGTGTTCATTCATGCGGACGGCGCCAAGAAATCCATTTCCGCCCCCGGCGTGGGCAACTACCTGACCGTGGGCAAGGCCGCCGCCCTGACCCGCCAGCTGATCGGCGAACAGGGCCTGCGCGAGCACAGCTTTGTCCACGCCCACGGCACCGGCACCCCTCAGAACCGGGTCACCGAATCAGTGATTCTGGACCGGGTGGCCGAGGCCTTCGGCGTGCGCCACTGGCCGGTCATCGCCATCAAGGCGTTTGTGGGACACTCGCTGGGCAGTGCCGGTGGCGATCAGCTGGCTGCGGCCCTGGGCAGTTTTGCCCAGGGCGTACTGCCTGGCATCCGCACCATCGATCACATCGCCGACGATGTGCACCGCCAGCACCTGGACTTTGCCATGGACCATGTGCCGCGCGACGACCTGCAGGCCAGCCTGATCAATTCGAAAGGCTTTGGCGGCAACAACGCCACCGCCGTGGCTCTGTCCGCCACGGTCACCGAAGCCATGCTGCGCCAGCGCCACGGGGACAAGGCGATAAAAGGCTGGCAAAGCGCTCGGGACAGCGTGCTGCAGGCCAAGGCCGGTTTCCGCGACCACTGCCTGAACGAAGCCCCCAAGCCGGTGTACCGATTTAACGACGGGGTGATGGGGGATGCGGCGGTAACGTTGAATCAGGAGTCGGTGCAACTCAATGGTGGGACCATTATGTCGTTTGATGCGGATGGCAGCCTGAAAGAGTATCAGATAGGCAGTCAGGATTAG